Genomic window (Chitinophagales bacterium):
GTATTTATACTTATATAAATTGGCTTTAATTATTTGAGCGTTATTATTATCTGTTTTCGCTTGTTTTAAAATGTCTTGTACTTTAGATAAAGCATCTTGCATTTTACCTTCATTTTCTAAAGCAGTAACGGCAGTCCAATCTTTATCGTACATATTGGTAGAATTGTTTTGTGCTGATATCCTTGACATAGATAACATCAATATAAAAATTATAAATAATTGTTTATTCATTAGTTGTTAGTTTTAGTTGTTGTAAATAAATTTACTCTGTGTGTTATATTTTCTCGTATGTTTATATAAAATAAACTATAATCATAAATATGATAATTAGATTTTAATAATGGTATAAATCCTTTTTCTTTTGGTTTTTGAATTTCCAAAATACCATTGCCACATTTTGCACCTGTCATGTTTGGAATAATATTACCAGAATTATTTTGTAAACTTCCTAAATTGTATTTGCTCGTAACAAATGTTTTTTCAGTTGTCCAACTTAAAGGATTAACACAAATAGCATTGTTGTATTCGTGTACAAAATTATTTGGATTGGCATCCATTTCGAAAGTGTTATAGGAAACGATAGTGCCTAAATCATCTGGTGATTGACACACTTTTAAAAAATGAAATTGGTTTTCTTGAACTGGATAACCAATAACATATGCTTGTACCAACTGCTTTTGTAAAGTAGTTCCGTCAAAAAAATCTTGTAACAAACGAATAGCCAACAAAGAACCTTGGCTATGACTTGCTATGACAATTGGTCTACCATTATTGTAGTGATCTAAATAATATTGAAAAGCTTTTTTAACATCTTGATACGCTAAATCGAATGCATTTTGAGCTGCTTGAGAGTTTCTTTTAAAGAAATTGTGTAGTAATGCTTGTCTATATCTTGGTGCATAAACTTTACAAGCACCATTAAAAACACTAGCTTGGTATTTTATAGTAGTTTCATCTGTTTTTTGATTGATTTTTTCATTGTCGATTTCTGCGTTACTTTTATAACCAACAATAGCTGTTGTAGGATGAATAAAGAAGACATCTGCCTTTGCACTAGTTTGATTGTCGTGCAGTGTTGTATCGTTTGGCGTCCAGTCTGCATTATCAAAAACCGTTGGTAATGCTGCCCAATATTTGTTATTGGCATAGTCTGGAGCATCATCTGCAAAAGCAAAAGCACTTATAAGTGTAAAGAAAAAAAGATATATACTTTTCGTCATTCTACAATATATTAAGAATTTAACGAAAGTGTAGTCAAAAAGTGTTCCAGTTGTGGTTAAGGAGTGTTAAGAGAAAAATGTAGCTTATTCCAATTTTAAATTAAGATGTATTGAAAAACTTTTAAACCTTATTGGCTAGTTGTCCGCATGCTGCATCTATATCTTTTCCTCTACTTCTGCGAACATTTACAATAACGCCATTGTTGTGTAAGTATTTTGTAAATGCATCTCTTTTGTGTAGCGTTGCTTTTTTAAAATCTGCTTGGTCTATTTTATTATATTCTATAATATTTACTTTTATAGCTACACTTTTACTTAGGTTGACTAAATTCTTAGCGTCATCTATAGTATCGTTTACACTATCTAGTAAAATATATTCGAAAGTAATTTCGCTTTTGCTGTTTTCTTGAAAATACAACAAGGCATCAATCAACACTTCAATATTATTTTGTTCGTTGATTGCCATAATGGTATTTCGTTTTTCATCGTCTGCAGCATGTAAAGAAAGCGCTAGGTTTACTCTTAAATTATCGTCTGCTAATTTTTTAATCATTTTAGCAATGCCTGCTGTAGATACTGTAATTCTTTTAGCAGCAATGTTTAATCCGTTTTCGCTAGTAATGAGTTTAATGGCTGTTTTTACATTGTTGTAATTTAATAAAGGTTCACCCATTCCCATAAAAACAATATTGCTTAAATCTTTTCCTAAGTGTTCATTTGATAGTTGATTTAATAATACTACTTGATCATATATTTCTGCAAAAGATAAATTTCGTTCTCGTTTTAAAAATCCTGTAGCACAAAATGCACAAGACAAACTACAACCTACTTGCGAAGAAATACAAGCCGTAGCTCTTTTTTCTGTAGGAATTAAAACACCTTCTACAAAATGATTGTCGTGTAATTGAAAGGCAACTTTTATAGTACCATCTGTAGAAATTTGTGTTTGATCTATTTGAACTGGTAAAATATCAAAATGTGCTTGTAGTTTTTCTCGCAAAGCTTTAGAAAGGTTGGTCATTTCATCAAAGCTAATTGCCGATTTTTTCCAAAGCCATTCATAAATTTGTTTAGCTCTAAACGCTTTTTCTCCGAGTTGGTCTAGTGCTTCAATAAGTTGATTTAAAGAAAGCGTTCTAATATCTTGTTTGCCTTGCATGATGCAAAGATAGCATAAGATTTATACATCTACTTGTACTACTTTTCTATGATATCTGCTTACAATATTTGGATCTGGTTGTATTCTTACTGCTGTTTTACTTTCGGTAGATTTATACGGAATAGCAGACAAGACATATCGAATACTTTCTAATCTTGCTCTTTTTTTATTGTTGGCTTTAACAATTATCCACGGACTAAAAGAAGAGTGTGTTTGTCCAAACATAGCTTCTTTGTATTTGGTATAATTATCCCATTTTTTTTGAGCTTCCATATCTACTGGACTCAATTTCCATTGTTTTAATGGATTGGCTTTTCTGCTGTTAAATCGGTTAAGTTGTTCTTCTTTAGAAATAGAAAACCAAAATTTTATAATTATAATTCCGTCTTCGTATAACATGTGTTCAAACTCAGTAACTTGTTGCATAAATACGCTGTACTGTTCTTTAGTGCAAAACCCATTTACAGGCTCAACTACTGCTCTATTATACCAACTTCTATCAAAAAAAACAATTTCGCCTTGGTTTGGTAATTGCTTAATATATCTTTGAAAATACCATTGTCCTTTTTCGTCTTCGCTAGGTTTAGGTAATGCTACTACACGCATTGCTCTTGGATTGATGTGTTCTGCAAATCTTCGTATCGTTCCACCTTTTCCTGCTGCGTCTCTTCCTTCAAACAAAATAGCCACTCTAGCACCAGTTTTTTGAACCCATTGTTGCAATTGTACTAACTCAATTTGTAGTTTTTCTAAATCTTGCTCGTAAAGAAATGTTTCTTTTAAATGTGCTATATCTTTTTTATTATTGATATATTTGAATAGTTCTGATTTCTTTTTTAATAATTTAATTCTTTCATAGAAATCACTATTTTCAGTTGAAGTATCTATAGTCTTATTTATAATAGCTTCTTTTGGTTTAACTAAACCATTTCCAAAGGTAGAACTATTTCCTATTTCTTTAGATACTGTTTTTTTCGTTATGCTCCTTTTTGCCATAGTTTCAAAGTTAAGCATTTATAATTTTCTGTTAAATGATAAATGTCATATCTTATCGTTAGCATCATCTTTTTTTTATTTTATGAATTGTATTATCTTGTTAGAATGTAATTCTAAATAATAAATGAATGAAAAACTATAATAGACGAAAATTCATAAAAGCTACTGCAATGGCAGGAACAGGTGCTTTAATTAGCTCTTGTATGAAAACGGAAGATTTTAATGCCTACGAAAAATACGATGCATTAGTTATTGGTTCTGGTTTTGGTGGCTCAGTTAGTACCTATCGTTTGGCAAAAGCTGGTTTAAAAGTTGGCTTGATTGAAAAAGGCAGGTCTTGGATAAACCACGATTTTACTTCATCTAGAAATATAAATGAAAAAACAACTTGGTTAAGTAATATTTGCAATTTGCCATTTGTAAATATAAAAGTACCAATTTCAAAATATGCAGGCATAGTAGAATATCATGACTTTCAGAATATGAATATTTATAATGCAACTGGCGTTGGTGGTGGTTCTTTAGTTTTTGGTGCAACTTATGTTCAGCCACACGAAGAAGTTTTTAATCTAGTTTTTCCAACTGAAGTTAGTTTCGAAGAGATGTCGCAAATCTATTATCCAAGAGTAGATAGTATGATTAATATTTCTCAAGTTCCAGAACATATTTATCAATCTGAGTATTATACACATGCTAGAGCGTTTAATCAACAAGCTTTAAATGCAAATATGACTGTTCGTAGATTGCCTGCTTCTTATGATTGGTCTATCATTGATAAAGAGTTAAATGGCGAAATTCCTAAAGAGTTTCTTTATGGAGATGGTGGCTTTGGTACAAGAAATGGAGCGAAAGACTCGTTAGACAAAAATTATATTCCAGATGCTGTTGCTACAGGAAATGCTACACTACACACTTTACACGAAGTACAATATATTAATCGTAGAGATAATGGTTATGTAATTACTGTTCACAGAATTGATGAACAAGGCAATATTTTAGAAAAAAAGCAAATGTGGTGTAAATATCTTTTTCTTTGTGCTGGAGCTCCAAATACTTTAAAATTATTATTAAAAGCAAAAACATTAGGTCATTTGCCAAACCTTAATGATAGAATTGGTAAAGGATTTGGTACAAATGGTAAAACTTTTTTTAAAAGAACTATACAAGAAAGCACAGGTGCATACACTGCTTATGTTCCTGCAAATGGTGTATTAGATATTGATAATCCTGTGGTGCCAATTTTTATAGAATGTGTGCCACAACCAATTAATGTTTTTTTACCAGGCATTCCACAAAAAAGTTTATTTCATGTTGCCTTTGGATTTTCATCTTATAGAGGCGAATTTAAGTATAATGCTTTTTTAGATAAGTTAGAAATGAATTGGAGTCAAGATGGTATTCAAGAATCTATAAACGCTGCAAGTAATTGGGCAGAACGAGTAAATGAAGCTAATCCTGGAAGTTATGTTGACACTGATTTATTTCCAAACAAATATTTAAAAGATACATCTTATCATCCATTAGGTGGTTGTGTTATTGGCGATGCTACAGATTATTATGGTAGATTGTTAGAATATCCAAATCTTTATGTAAACGATGCTACTTTAATTCCTGGTGTACTCGGAGCAAATCCTGCGTACACCGTTGCAGCACTAGCAGAAAGAAACATAGAACATATTATTAATAACGATATAAACTTGTAAATAATTCTAAAACTTTATCAAACCACCAACACCACCTTCTACTAATTGAGCTGTACCACCATGAGCTTTTAATCCAGCAGGAAAAAAGAGACTTCCTTTCTGTTTTTTGCCTAAGGCACCAACATATACATGAGCACCTAATCTAAAATACAACGGTGCTGGCATTCTATAGGTGTGATATAAGTAAGCACCCAATTGATAATAAAAGCCAAATTTGCCAATTAAAATTTCATCGCCAACATAAACACTCCATTCTGTACTCGCTTTTTTTATGATTTTGTCTACTACTTTATCTTGATTAACATACAAATGTGGCCAACCAAAATTAAACTCAAGTGTAGTTCCTGCACTTATTTTATTCGTTATATTAATATATCTACTATAACCAAAAGTAGTTGCTTGCATTAACCATGATTTATCTGGTGTGAATTTGGTGACATCTAACATGCCAAATGTTGTTTGTGCTAAAAATTCATTTTTATATTGTGGTGAAGGTATGCTATCTCTATTAATAGCAATAGGTTCTTTTTTTGGATAATAGATGATTCCAAGTGTACCTGTAGGCGTATTGATTCCTAAATTAGGCAATTTAACAGCTCCATCAGAATAATGAGAATAAGTAAATGCAGTAATTAGTTTTACTTGTGATGCAATTTTCCATTCTAATCCAAAACGCAATTCTACAAAAGCATTAAGTTTAGAACCTAATACATTATTGTAACTGTTTTCTTTTTCATCGTATTTTTTGGTAGCATAAGCAGCACCAATTCCCATTTTAATATTAAAGTCGACAATTTTGCTACGCACTATAGGATATTTCCAATACACAAAAGCAGCATAGGCATTTCCCATAGTATCGCTATTGTGATGAAACACAGCAAATACGCCTCCACCAATTTCTGGATAGTGCAATTTTCTTTGCCATGCTTTGCTTCCGTCTGTTTGTTTAAATGCATTGAGTTCTAAAGCATAGCTAGGTCCATTTATTGTTGGTTGAAAATTAGTAGTGTGCCTAAAAATTCTTCCCATTTGCACATTGGCATCTATACCAACTTTAGCAGGAAAAAAGTTAGGTTGATATTTTGCTAAACTCAACTTTGGTAATAAAATAGTGAACAGGAATAAGTAAAGTATATATTTTGATTTCATCTTCTACAAAGAACGAAGATAAAATAAAAAAGGTTGCCTCTACTAAAATTTGGGCAACCTTTTAAAAACAAATTAAGTGTTGGTTTAGAATATATATCCTATTTTTACAAAACCACCATGATTGTTGTTGTTGAAATCGGTTAATAACTTATAACCACCATTTAAAGTAAGTGCAGCATAAGGTCCAAATCTAAATTCAACACCTAAACCACTTTGCATTATAAACTGTCTGTCTTTTAATGTCATTACTTCATTGTCGTAAGTACTTTGGTTGGTTTTGTTAACACCAATTTCTGAAATAAATTGAGGAGCAATATTTTTATCAGTAAAATTTACTCTAACATTAGCAGTAGCAGCTAAATCTGCCCACTTGTTTTTAGTAACATTAATGTGAATGCCTTGTCCTACAAACAAATACGGATTAATACGCATTCCCCAAGTTTCGCTAATAGAGAAAAATGTTTTACCATAGGAAAAACTTGTTCCTAATTCTGTAATTGAAGAAAAACCTCTTCGGTGATTACCATCAATTAAATAATTGACATTTTCTTCTTCTTAAACGGTTGATTGTTCTTGTGCCATTATTGGTATCAACATAGATACAAACAGCATACTTAAAAATACTCTTTTCATAATAAAAAATTTAGTGTTACAAAGTTGCAAAGGAATGCATGCATTGTGTTTAGCGTAGTTTTACTTTTAAATGAAAGAGAGATGAATACTAAATT
Coding sequences:
- a CDS encoding acyloxyacyl hydrolase, with amino-acid sequence MKSKYILYLFLFTILLPKLSLAKYQPNFFPAKVGIDANVQMGRIFRHTTNFQPTINGPSYALELNAFKQTDGSKAWQRKLHYPEIGGGVFAVFHHNSDTMGNAYAAFVYWKYPIVRSKIVDFNIKMGIGAAYATKKYDEKENSYNNVLGSKLNAFVELRFGLEWKIASQVKLITAFTYSHYSDGAVKLPNLGINTPTGTLGIIYYPKKEPIAINRDSIPSPQYKNEFLAQTTFGMLDVTKFTPDKSWLMQATTFGYSRYINITNKISAGTTLEFNFGWPHLYVNQDKVVDKIIKKASTEWSVYVGDEILIGKFGFYYQLGAYLYHTYRMPAPLYFRLGAHVYVGALGKKQKGSLFFPAGLKAHGGTAQLVEGGVGGLIKF
- a CDS encoding DUF3089 domain-containing protein gives rise to the protein MTKSIYLFFFTLISAFAFADDAPDYANNKYWAALPTVFDNADWTPNDTTLHDNQTSAKADVFFIHPTTAIVGYKSNAEIDNEKINQKTDETTIKYQASVFNGACKVYAPRYRQALLHNFFKRNSQAAQNAFDLAYQDVKKAFQYYLDHYNNGRPIVIASHSQGSLLAIRLLQDFFDGTTLQKQLVQAYVIGYPVQENQFHFLKVCQSPDDLGTIVSYNTFEMDANPNNFVHEYNNAICVNPLSWTTEKTFVTSKYNLGSLQNNSGNIIPNMTGAKCGNGILEIQKPKEKGFIPLLKSNYHIYDYSLFYINIRENITHRVNLFTTTKTNN
- the rlmN gene encoding 23S rRNA (adenine(2503)-C(2))-methyltransferase RlmN; this encodes MQGKQDIRTLSLNQLIEALDQLGEKAFRAKQIYEWLWKKSAISFDEMTNLSKALREKLQAHFDILPVQIDQTQISTDGTIKVAFQLHDNHFVEGVLIPTEKRATACISSQVGCSLSCAFCATGFLKRERNLSFAEIYDQVVLLNQLSNEHLGKDLSNIVFMGMGEPLLNYNNVKTAIKLITSENGLNIAAKRITVSTAGIAKMIKKLADDNLRVNLALSLHAADDEKRNTIMAINEQNNIEVLIDALLYFQENSKSEITFEYILLDSVNDTIDDAKNLVNLSKSVAIKVNIIEYNKIDQADFKKATLHKRDAFTKYLHNNGVIVNVRRSRGKDIDAACGQLANKV
- the ppk2 gene encoding polyphosphate kinase 2; amino-acid sequence: MAKRSITKKTVSKEIGNSSTFGNGLVKPKEAIINKTIDTSTENSDFYERIKLLKKKSELFKYINNKKDIAHLKETFLYEQDLEKLQIELVQLQQWVQKTGARVAILFEGRDAAGKGGTIRRFAEHINPRAMRVVALPKPSEDEKGQWYFQRYIKQLPNQGEIVFFDRSWYNRAVVEPVNGFCTKEQYSVFMQQVTEFEHMLYEDGIIIIKFWFSISKEEQLNRFNSRKANPLKQWKLSPVDMEAQKKWDNYTKYKEAMFGQTHSSFSPWIIVKANNKKRARLESIRYVLSAIPYKSTESKTAVRIQPDPNIVSRYHRKVVQVDV
- a CDS encoding GMC family oxidoreductase, yielding MKNYNRRKFIKATAMAGTGALISSCMKTEDFNAYEKYDALVIGSGFGGSVSTYRLAKAGLKVGLIEKGRSWINHDFTSSRNINEKTTWLSNICNLPFVNIKVPISKYAGIVEYHDFQNMNIYNATGVGGGSLVFGATYVQPHEEVFNLVFPTEVSFEEMSQIYYPRVDSMINISQVPEHIYQSEYYTHARAFNQQALNANMTVRRLPASYDWSIIDKELNGEIPKEFLYGDGGFGTRNGAKDSLDKNYIPDAVATGNATLHTLHEVQYINRRDNGYVITVHRIDEQGNILEKKQMWCKYLFLCAGAPNTLKLLLKAKTLGHLPNLNDRIGKGFGTNGKTFFKRTIQESTGAYTAYVPANGVLDIDNPVVPIFIECVPQPINVFLPGIPQKSLFHVAFGFSSYRGEFKYNAFLDKLEMNWSQDGIQESINAASNWAERVNEANPGSYVDTDLFPNKYLKDTSYHPLGGCVIGDATDYYGRLLEYPNLYVNDATLIPGVLGANPAYTVAALAERNIEHIINNDINL